Proteins encoded in a region of the Cytobacillus pseudoceanisediminis genome:
- the pyrF gene encoding orotidine-5'-phosphate decarboxylase → MKKPLIIALDFSGKMEVNHFLKNFENEKLFLKVGMELFYQEGPSIVHELKEQGHEIFLDLKLHDIPNTVKSAMKRLAGLGCDMVNVHAAGGKAMMEAAREGLEAGSSGKRPSCIAVTQLTSTSEQQMKSEQLIPASLNESVLHYAKLAKEAGLDGVVCSSLEAREISSRIGSSFLTVTPGIRLLSDDSGDQKRVATPEFARKEGASAIVVGRSITRAENPFEKYIQCKQSWEGVLNEA, encoded by the coding sequence ATGAAAAAGCCGCTCATTATTGCTCTTGATTTTTCAGGGAAAATGGAAGTTAATCATTTTCTGAAAAACTTTGAAAATGAAAAATTATTTCTAAAGGTCGGCATGGAGTTATTTTATCAGGAGGGTCCTTCCATCGTTCACGAACTAAAAGAACAAGGGCATGAGATCTTCCTTGATCTCAAGCTTCATGATATTCCTAATACTGTTAAAAGTGCAATGAAGAGGCTTGCCGGGCTTGGCTGCGATATGGTTAATGTCCATGCCGCAGGAGGAAAAGCCATGATGGAAGCAGCACGTGAAGGACTTGAAGCCGGTAGTTCAGGGAAAAGGCCATCTTGTATTGCTGTGACGCAGCTGACAAGCACATCCGAACAGCAAATGAAATCAGAGCAGTTAATTCCTGCTTCATTAAACGAATCTGTTCTTCATTATGCCAAGCTTGCCAAAGAAGCAGGACTTGATGGGGTAGTATGTTCAAGTCTTGAGGCAAGGGAGATAAGTTCGCGAATAGGATCTTCCTTTTTGACTGTAACACCGGGAATACGACTGTTATCTGACGACTCCGGAGATCAGAAAAGAGTGGCAACACCTGAATTCGCCAGAAAGGAAGGGGCTTCCGCAATTGTAGTAGGCCGATCGATTACAAGAGCGGAAAATCCATTTGAAAAATATATTCAATGCAAGCAATCTTGGGAGGGCGTTCTAAATGAAGCGTAA
- a CDS encoding dihydroorotate dehydrogenase codes for MNSLNVNLPGLELKNPIMPASGCFGFGREFSQMYDLSQLGAIMIKATTFEPRFGNPTPRVAETSAGMLNAIGLQNPGLEKVVNEELIWLEQYDVPIIANVAGSQEEDYVAVAKRISESPNVHALELNISCPNVKTGGIAFGTIPEIAKNLTKKVKEVSEVPVYVKLSPNVTNIVEMAKAVEDGGADGLTMINTLVGMRIDLKTGNPILANRTGGLSGPAIKPVALRMIYEVSQQVSLPIIGMGGIESAEDVIEYFYAGASAVAVGTANFVDPFVCPKIIDRLPELIENLGYEHISECIGRSWKKNEKAAHYCS; via the coding sequence ATGAACTCATTAAATGTCAATCTGCCTGGACTGGAATTAAAAAATCCAATCATGCCTGCATCAGGATGCTTTGGCTTCGGAAGAGAATTCAGCCAAATGTATGATTTGAGCCAATTGGGTGCGATCATGATTAAGGCGACAACCTTTGAGCCCCGTTTTGGAAATCCAACACCAAGAGTGGCTGAGACCTCAGCAGGAATGCTGAATGCAATAGGACTGCAGAATCCAGGACTGGAAAAAGTGGTGAATGAAGAACTGATCTGGCTTGAACAATATGATGTACCGATCATTGCCAATGTAGCTGGTTCGCAGGAAGAGGATTATGTTGCGGTTGCCAAAAGAATTTCTGAAAGCCCGAATGTACATGCGCTTGAGCTCAACATCTCCTGTCCGAATGTAAAAACAGGCGGAATTGCCTTTGGGACTATACCGGAAATTGCTAAAAACCTAACGAAAAAAGTAAAAGAGGTTTCAGAGGTTCCTGTCTATGTAAAGCTTTCACCAAATGTCACAAATATTGTAGAAATGGCGAAAGCAGTGGAAGATGGCGGAGCTGACGGTTTAACAATGATCAACACGCTTGTTGGCATGAGAATCGATCTAAAAACAGGCAATCCGATTTTGGCAAATAGAACAGGGGGACTTTCAGGGCCAGCCATTAAGCCTGTCGCGCTAAGGATGATTTATGAAGTGAGCCAGCAGGTGTCCCTTCCTATAATCGGAATGGGCGGCATTGAATCTGCAGAGGATGTAATCGAATACTTCTATGCGGGTGCAAGTGCAGTAGCGGTTGGAACAGCTAACTTCGTAGATCCTTTTGTGTGTCCGAAAATTATCGATAGGCTGCCCGAACTTATTGAAAACCTTGGATATGAACATATTTCAGAATGTATAGGAAGGAGCTGGAAGAAGAATGAAAAAGCCGCTCATTATTGCTCTTGA